The following coding sequences lie in one Gadus macrocephalus chromosome 1, ASM3116895v1 genomic window:
- the LOC132464242 gene encoding mucin-1-like, translating to MTTPEVMTTPEVTTSGHTSPSDGSAASPAPSGHTSPSDGSAGSPAPSGHTSPSDCSAASPAPSGHTSPSDGSAGSPAPSGHTSPSDGSAGSPAPSGHTSPSDGSAASPAPSPHSCNTTCAMSPASSAAFSPYKYFVDSLPQCPAFFFVSKEDWKSLRKTQVKRQFSSLDWTAVMSKGIKEVNPYCSFAFKRHAVKTVGSRRRGALFKASAYCAFEDCPLQVELTIDDDSLRANLTFSGEFVRHSRRQLVRRPGSASEREVLAEALKNKLPRSLFLEKLQGLGEDIYESGMESQQQGF from the coding sequence ATGACCACACCTGAGGTGATGACCACACCTGAGGTGACCACCTCCGGCCACACCAGCCCTTCTGATGGCTCTGCAGCGTCTCCTGCACCCTCCGGCCACACCAGCCCCTCTGATGGCTCTGCAGGGTCTCCTGCACCCTCCGGCCACACCAGCCCCTCTGATTGCTCTGCAGCGTCTCCTGCACCCTCCGGCCACACCAGCCCTTCTGATGGCTCTGCAGGGTCTCCTGCACCCTCCGGCCACACCAGCCCTTCTGATGGCTCTGCAGGGTCTCCTGCACCCTCCGGCCACACCAGCCCGTCTGATGGCTCTGCAGCGTCTCCTGCACCCTCGCCTCACTCCTGCAACACCACTTGCGCAATGTCACCAGCATCCTCCGCCGCCTTCAGCCCGTACAAATATTTTGTTGATTCTTTGCCTCAGTGTCCTGCCTTCTTTTTTGTTTCCAAAGAAGACTGGAAATCATTGAGGAAGACCCAGGTGAAGCGGCAGTTCTCCAGCCTCGACTGGACTGCGGTGATGTCAAAGGGCATCAAGGAGGTCAACCCGTACTGCAGCTTTGCCTTCAAGCGGCATGCTGTGAAGACAGTGGGATCAAGGAGGCGTGGGGCCCTGTTCAAGGCTTCCGCGTATTGTGCCTTCGAAGATTGCCCTCTCCAGGTTGAGCTCACCATTGACGATGACTCCCTGAGGGCCAATTTGACCTTCTCAGGGGAATTTGTGAGGCACAGCAGGAGGCAGCTGGTACGCAGGCCTGGTAGTGCCAGCGAAAGGGAGGTCCTGGCGGAGGCACTCAAAAACAAGCTCCCTAGGAGCTTGTTTCTTGAGAAACTCCAGGGGCTTGGTGAGGACATTTACGAGTCAGGGATGGAGTCCCAACAGCAGGGGTTTTGA